In the Diprion similis isolate iyDipSimi1 chromosome 2, iyDipSimi1.1, whole genome shotgun sequence genome, one interval contains:
- the LOC124412116 gene encoding zinc finger protein 37 homolog: protein MSENMAVAASENYQLKWHSYGAHLHSSVATLLHSESFADVLLATSCGRHVAAHRFVLAACSSYLSHIFQTCHFGANTNAPIIVVLPTEIGYRTLKILIQYMYSGEATVTNDQLEGVLKAGDILRVRGLWRSNNGSKKENIQSNSQKVERDKKEAAPLAGQIQKIKLVQPMPEKIIENVQQPVITQSSVPTPKSSDGKLTEKNDEKVKDPESTKVHEGKKNEDESKTNGNPEANAKKRRSVNSETESNRTRSEAGDNDQDELNLELLVKDEPIDWEETIDPSETLTIDHEMDIKPEIVHSADEEGDMEEEEYTPLTCDMCSQTFNRPSDWVRHIEFTHADMTENRRRKRKGDTDDDSKDFPPLKCDLCGNMYPTPQEWVRHIQTEHTEEQLALMNNSAPPKPKRVHSHQKLCNICQKVFPSHASMVIHQRTHTGEKPFLCSYCKKGFNVKSNLLRHLRTLHDKFVHPSLYGSNGNKNT, encoded by the exons ATGTCAG aaaacatGGCTGTTGCTGCTTCAGAGAATTATCAGTTAAAGTGGCACAGCTACGGAGCTCATCTTCACAGCTCTGTGGCAACGCTACTTCACTCCGAATCATTCGCCGACGTTTTGTTGGCAACTTCTTGTGGCAGGCATGTTGCTGCTCATCGCTTTGTTCTTGCAGCCTGTTCATCCTACCTAAGTCACATCTTTCAAACTTGTCATTTTGGCGCAAATACTAATGCTCCTATTATCGTG GTGCTGCCCACTGAAATTGGATATCGGACATTAAAGATCTTGATCCAGTACATGTACAGCGGTGAAGCGACGGTTACTAATGACCAATTAGAAGGTGTTCTGAAAGCAGGTGATATACTTAGAGTTCGTGGATTGTGGAGATCAAATAATGGCAGTAAGAAGGAGAATATTCAATCAAACAGTCAAAAAGTCGAACGTGATAAAAAAGAAGCTGCCCCTCTCGCTGGACAGattcagaaaattaaattggTTCAACCAATGCctgagaaaattattgaaaatgttcAGCAGCCGGTAATAACTCAGAGCAGCGTCCCTACACCAAAATCATCGGATGGCAAACTTacggaaaaaaatgatgagaagGTAAAAGACCCCGAGAGTACTAAAGTCCATGAAGGAAAGAAGAATGAGGATGAAAGTAAAACGAATGGTAATCCTGAAGCCAAtgcgaagaaaagaagaagtgTCAACAGCGAAACTGAATCTAATAGGACAAGAAGCGAAGCTGGTGACAAT gaTCAGGACGAGTTGAATCTTGAACTTTTGGTCAAAGACGAGCCAATTGACTGGGAGGAGACCATTGATCCGTCTGAAACCTTGACAATTGATCATGAAATGGACATCAAACCA GAGATTGTACACAGTGCTGATGAAGAAGGAGATATGGAAGAAGAGGAATATACGCCCCTGACTTGTGACATGTGTAGCCAAACATTTAACAGACCATCTGATTGGGTTCGACACATAGAATTCACCCATGCTGATATGAcggaaaatagaagaagaaaacgaaag GGTGACACCGATGACGATAGCAAAGATTTTCCACCTCTAAAATGTGATCTCTGTGGTAACATGTATCCTACTCCTCAAGAATGGGTGCGACATATACAAACAGAACATACCGAAGAACAACTCGCTCTCATGAATAATTCAGCGCCTCCAAAACCAAAAAGAGTTCACAGCCATCAAAAATTATGCAACATCTGCCAAAAAGTATTTCCCAGCCATGCATCAATGGTTATCCATCAGAGAACACACACTGGTGAAAAGCCGTTTCTCTGTTCATACTGCAAGAAAGGTTTTAATGTTAAAAGTAATTTACTAAGACATCTGCGAACGCTTCATGATAAGTTTGTACATCCTAGCTTATATGGCAGTAATGGTAATAAGAATACTTAA